The Desulforamulus hydrothermalis Lam5 = DSM 18033 genome includes a window with the following:
- the topA gene encoding type I DNA topoisomerase has translation MSKTLVIVESPAKAKSIGKYLGRNYTVKASMGHLRDLPKSQFGVDVENNFAPKYIAIRGKGDIIKDLRAAVKKADRVLLASDPDREGEAIAWHLTKLLDIDENSPCRIEFNEITPKAIEQAVQQPRPIDLDRVNAQQARRILDRLVGYNLSPLLWRKVKKGLSAGRVQSVAVRLICDREEEIRAFVPEEYWSLTAKFVKSGKSPFEAKLHKYRNQKIHIANREAMEQILADLKGASFRVNSVSRKEKLRHPAAPFTTSSLQQEASRKLNFTSRKTMVVAQQLYEGLELGKEGPVGLVTYIRTDSTRVSETAVQEARKFINERFGPAYLPQQPRQAAGKGKVQDAHEAIRPTSVYRDPESVKGFLTNDQYKLYKLIWSRFLASQMAPALIDTTGIDIAAGDYVFRAAGSIVKFPGFMQVYIEGNDDGVKEEEKLLPELAEGDKLQAKTLTPKQHFTQPPPRYTDATLVKVLEEKGIGRPSTYAPIVETIQKRGYVVRENKQFYPTELGMIVVELLKQYFPEIINIEFTAEMEEKLDRIAEGEQQWSGVLQEFYRPFVKTLATAEEQIGKVEVADEVTDEICEQCGRQMVIKLGRYGKFLACPGFPACRNTRPLLEPTGVKCPRCEGEMVLRRSKKGRKFYGCSKYPDCDFVTWDTPTNEKCPHCHAMMVEKTSRGKEKNLQCVNEDCPSQGNRSGTPKRAAAVKKKASKK, from the coding sequence TTGAGTAAAACACTGGTAATAGTAGAATCACCGGCCAAAGCAAAAAGCATTGGCAAATATCTGGGCAGAAACTATACAGTAAAGGCTTCCATGGGACATTTGCGTGATCTCCCCAAAAGCCAGTTTGGTGTGGATGTGGAAAACAACTTTGCGCCCAAGTATATTGCCATCAGGGGCAAGGGGGATATTATCAAAGACTTGCGTGCCGCTGTCAAAAAGGCGGATCGCGTGCTGTTGGCCTCTGACCCTGACCGTGAAGGGGAGGCGATTGCCTGGCACTTAACTAAATTATTAGATATTGACGAAAACAGTCCCTGCCGGATTGAGTTCAATGAGATAACTCCCAAAGCCATTGAACAGGCGGTTCAACAGCCGCGCCCCATCGACCTGGACAGGGTGAATGCCCAGCAGGCCCGAAGAATTTTAGACCGCCTGGTAGGGTACAACCTGAGCCCGTTGCTCTGGCGTAAAGTAAAGAAAGGCTTGTCTGCCGGCCGGGTACAATCAGTGGCGGTGCGGTTAATTTGCGACCGGGAAGAAGAAATCCGAGCTTTTGTGCCTGAAGAATACTGGAGCCTCACCGCCAAATTTGTTAAGTCGGGGAAATCTCCCTTTGAGGCAAAACTTCATAAGTACCGGAATCAAAAAATCCACATTGCCAACCGGGAAGCCATGGAGCAAATTTTAGCTGATCTTAAGGGAGCGTCTTTCCGGGTAAACAGCGTAAGCCGCAAGGAAAAGCTGCGTCATCCGGCAGCTCCTTTTACCACCAGCTCTCTGCAGCAGGAAGCATCCAGAAAGTTGAACTTTACCTCCCGTAAAACCATGGTAGTGGCTCAACAGCTTTATGAAGGTTTAGAGTTGGGCAAGGAAGGACCGGTAGGTCTGGTAACTTATATTCGTACCGACTCCACCAGGGTGTCTGAAACCGCTGTGCAAGAAGCAAGAAAATTTATTAATGAAAGGTTTGGCCCGGCTTACTTGCCGCAGCAGCCAAGGCAGGCTGCCGGCAAAGGCAAGGTGCAGGATGCCCACGAGGCTATTCGCCCCACCTCGGTTTACCGGGATCCGGAGTCTGTTAAGGGATTTTTGACCAACGATCAATACAAACTATATAAATTAATCTGGTCCAGATTTTTAGCCAGCCAGATGGCGCCGGCGCTGATAGATACCACCGGCATAGATATTGCCGCCGGGGATTATGTTTTCCGGGCTGCCGGTTCGATTGTCAAATTTCCGGGTTTTATGCAGGTTTATATTGAAGGCAATGATGACGGGGTTAAGGAAGAAGAAAAATTGTTGCCTGAACTGGCTGAGGGGGATAAACTGCAGGCTAAAACTCTTACACCAAAACAGCACTTTACCCAACCGCCGCCCCGCTATACAGATGCCACGCTGGTCAAGGTTTTGGAAGAAAAAGGAATTGGGCGTCCCAGCACATATGCGCCTATTGTGGAAACCATTCAAAAACGCGGTTATGTGGTAAGGGAAAATAAACAGTTTTACCCCACCGAGCTGGGGATGATTGTGGTAGAGCTGCTGAAGCAATATTTTCCCGAGATAATAAATATTGAATTTACTGCCGAAATGGAAGAAAAGCTGGATCGCATAGCTGAAGGTGAGCAACAGTGGTCCGGTGTTTTACAAGAATTTTACCGGCCCTTTGTCAAAACCCTGGCAACGGCGGAGGAGCAGATTGGTAAAGTTGAGGTTGCTGATGAAGTAACCGACGAGATTTGTGAGCAATGCGGCAGGCAGATGGTAATAAAATTAGGACGTTATGGTAAATTTTTGGCCTGTCCGGGTTTCCCGGCATGCCGCAATACCAGGCCGTTGCTTGAACCAACCGGGGTAAAGTGTCCCCGTTGCGAAGGTGAAATGGTATTAAGGCGCAGCAAAAAGGGCCGTAAATTTTACGGTTGCAGCAAGTATCCGGATTGCGACTTTGTTACCTGGGATACGCCTACCAATGAAAAGTGTCCTCATTGCCATGCCATGATGGTGGAAAAAACAAGCCGCGGCAAGGAAAAAAACTTGCAGTGTGTCAATGAAGACTGTCCCTCTCAAGGTAACAGGAGCGGTACGCCCAAGAGGGCAGCCGCAGTTAAAAAGAAAGCAAGTAAAAAGTAA